Proteins from a genomic interval of Arachis hypogaea cultivar Tifrunner chromosome 10, arahy.Tifrunner.gnm2.J5K5, whole genome shotgun sequence:
- the LOC112716029 gene encoding ankyrin repeat-containing protein BDA1-like, translated as MNETLNVAAQMGDIDLLYKLLQVDPYLLDRIASVPFINTPLHFAASAGQTSFATEIMRLKPIFAWKLNLYGFSPVHLALQNGNYRTVCRFIDINKDLVRVKGREGLTPLHFATKIGQTDLVARFLSACSGSIEDVNVGSETALHIAVKYKQLEALEVLVGWVRRSCHKCAHATEKRVLNWVDDKGNNVLHLALLKALPPQTVRLLIDSNIDLNIKNLEGSTALDIVENNQRQQVNTSDITQIRDMLVRAGALRATSVAVTPLEEDLRSRITFHERVAIYITRLRRRISNDTRNALLVVAILFATSTYEAAINPPGGVYQAEAKSPPSPPPPSSKFSIHFRLNHHHNNNVGAGKAVMRVQDFIWFWSFNTCAFYLSILMICLLMPRGRVSVIVASPLFLFCGCYVFSMLVISPSCKLGIAAVALPCILLVLNFWVGSVYIRLSKKLRRYRSKQEDGSRFSGGNKW; from the exons ATGAATGAGACATTGAATGTAGCGGCACAAATGGGAGACATAGACTTGCTCTACAAGCTTCTTCAGGTGGATCCATATCTCTTGGACCGCATTGCTTCCGTACCATTCATCAATACACCTCTGCATTTTGCAGCCTCCGCGGGTCAAACCAGTTTTGCCACTGAGATCATGAGACTGAAGCCTATCTTTGCATGGAAGCTGAACCTGTATGGGTTTAGCCCCGTGCACCTTGCATTACAGAACGGAAACTACAGAACGGTGTGCAGATTTATAGACATCAACAAAGACCTTGTCCGGGTCAAGGGAAGAGAGGGACTCACACCTTTGCATTTTGCGACTAAGATTGGGCAAACCGATCTTGTAGCGAGATTCTTGTCGGCTTGCTCAGGTTCCATTGAAGATGTGAATGTGGGGAGTGAGACTGCTTTGCATATTGCGGTTAAGTATAAGCAGCTTGAGGCTCTTGAGGTTCTGGTCGGTTGGGTTCGTAGGAGTTGCCACAAGTGTGCTCACGCAACAGAGAAACGGGTACTCAATTGGGTGGACGATAAAGGCAACAACGTTCTCCACCTTGCACTTCTCAAAGCCTTACCACCACAG acGGTTAGATTGTTGATAGACAGCAACATTGACTTAAACATCAAGAATTTAGAGGGCTCAACAGCTTTAGACATTGTGGAGAACAATCAAAGGCAACAAGTTAACACTTCAGATATCACTCAGATTAGGGACATGTTAGTTAGAGCGGGAGCTTTACGCGCCACCTCAGTGGCCGTCACACCCCTGGAAGAAGACCTAAGATCAAGAATCACTTTCCACGAGAGAGTAGCAATCTACATCACGCGCCTCAGAAGGCGAATCTCAAACGACACGCGCAACGCGCTCTTAGTAGTGGCGATACTCTTCGCAACGAGCACCTACGAAGCCGCAATTAACCCCCCCGGCGGGGTGTACCAGGCGGAGGCCAAATCTCCACCATCTCCACCACCACCTTCGAGCAAGTTCAGCATCCACTTCAGGCTTAACCATCATCATAATAACAATGTTGGTGCTGGGAAAGCGGTGATGAGAGTTCAAGATTTCATTTGGTTCTGGTCATTTAACACGTGCGCTTTTTATCTATCGATTTTGATGATATGTTTGTTAATGCCGAGAGGGCGTGTTAGTGTTATAGTGGCTTCTCCGCTGTTTCTATTCTGTGGTTGCTATGTGTTTTCCATGCTCGTTATTTCGCCAAGCTGTAAATTGGGCATAGCAGCTGTGGCTCTACCATGCATTCTTTTGGTTTTGAACTTTTGGGTAGGTTCGGTATACATTCGATTATCCAAAAAGCTCAGAAGATATCGTTCTAAACAGGAAGATGGATCTAGATTCTCAGGAGGAAACAAATGGTGA
- the LOC112716027 gene encoding uncharacterized protein At1g32220, chloroplastic, translating to MRTLVSRLIHSNPSFSRLNVTASSKIARSFTTDSNQVDEPFKVEEAETVNIPPPPTDKLLVLGGNGFVGSHICREALDRGLSVASLSRSGRSSLHDSWATNVIWYKGNLLSGDSLNEALNGVTAVISCVGGFGSNSYMYKINGTANINAIRAAADQGVKRFVYISAADFGVVNFLLRGYYEGKRAAETELLTRFPYGGVILRPGFIYGTRTVGSMKIPLGAIGSPMEMVLQHAKPLSQIPLVGPLMTPPVNVTSVAKVAVRAATDPVFPPGIIDVYGIQRYSQHKSK from the exons ATGAGGACATTAGTCTCTCGATTGATCCATTCCAACCCTTCCTTTTCCAGGCTCAA TGTAACTGCCTCGTCAAAGATCGCCAGAAGTTTCACCACCGATTCCAATCAGGTTGATGAACCCTTCAAGGTCGAAGAAGCTGAAACGGTAAACATACCTCCGCCCCCAACAGACAAG TTACTTGTGTTGGGAGGCAATGGATTTGTTGGCTCACATATTTGTAGAGAAGCCTTAGATCGTGGTTTGTCCGTTGCCAGTCTTAGCAG GTCTGGCAGGTCATCCTTGCATGATTCATGGGCTACCAATGTCATCTGGTATAAAG GGAACCTCCTTTCGGGTGATTCGTTGAATGAAGCTCTCAATGGGGTCACTGCTGTC ATCTCATGTGTTGGCGGTTTTGGCTCCAACTCATACATGTACAAAATTAACGGAACTGCTAACATCAATGCAATTAGAGCAGCTGCAGATCAAG GTGTTAAAAGATTTGTCTATATCTCTGCTGCTGACTTTGGCGTAGTTAATTTCTTATTGCGGGGTTATTATGAAGGAAAG AGAGCTGCTGAAACAGAGCTTCTGACCAGATTTCCTTACGGTG GAGTGATTCTGAGGCCTGGGTTTATATACGGGACTCGAACTGTTGGGAGCATGAAGATACCCCTTGGTGCAATTGGATCTCCAATGGAGATG GTTCTCCAACATGCAAAGCCATTGAGCCAGATCCCACTTGTTGGACCTCTAATGACACCTCCGGTCAATGTTACGTCAGTTGCAAAAGTCGCGGTTAGAGCTGCAACGGACCCTGTTTTCCCTCCCGGTATCATTGATGTTTATGGAATTCAACGGTATAGTCAGCACAAATCAAAGTAG